Below is a genomic region from Nilaparvata lugens isolate BPH chromosome 3, ASM1435652v1, whole genome shotgun sequence.
ttgACACAAGCTAATCCGGATGAGGCAGCAAAGCCTACATTTTTACACTTGTATAATGGCTGGTTGTCAGATAATAAAAAAGCTGTTGTTATTCGATACTTCTGATACCCAGTCTGGACAATCTATAACCTGATTATACCCAAGAAGGGGAAGCCTATTTTAAGTTGTCAGCTAGCAGTGAGGAGAAAAGGTTTCCCTACTGTTGTTACTGTTAAtcagtgagagagaaagacttCGCCACTACACACCATACCGGGGCCCTATATTCATCAATCATTATACCGGTAGGTAAAATTGCTGGTAACGTTATCGAATGATAGTTAATTACTTCAATATTCATCGTTGATATGCATGGTACTGCTTGATAATATAAATTCATTGAGTACCATATTATCTTATccatattaatatataaatacaatgACACCAAAATTTTGTTCATGAATATACCTGTATTGATCACagacaatttataaatttaacaggctacataaattttttcatgattgcaataataataagattctCAATAGTTGAACAATATagatattctattatatttattgcaacgaaaatgtaaattcattcattcagtctTTATGCATAACTTATTAAAAAGAAAGGTAGAAGACAATCTAATGAGCAAGATCATAACAATTCCATTACGGCTTTGTCCCCAAGAAGTTATATACGGTACCGATGCTCATCGCAAAGTTTAATTTCATTCGCATGTTTAAAGATGTGATGGAGATATATCAATAGAAATGATGTAATGGTTTCGCACATTTTTATCATGATCATGATACTTCTTCAATAGTATCATGAGTTTTGAGGTCATCAATAGAATTCAAGGcatcttttatttaattttccattttgatagttttggatttctattgatttgaaCTCAAAAGATAAACTGAGTGAATATAATGCATTTGGGTTATTTATTCACGCATTATGCAATTTAAACTCAAAGCACTTCTATctttaaataagaaaatgtgGTAGTATTGATAATACAAATAACGAATTATCACGGTAGACCACAGATGGGTTATTCTTAGTCTAGTCAATGAAGAGCCAATATAAAGGAGACATTTTCtcataattttgatatttaattttgaaaaatcaatttaattaagagaataatatCATATAAAGATCAAATGAGGTGGTCAATGACATATGTGGTTAGAAAATTAGATTTGAATAATGAGTTTATAATTTTAAGTCGaagtaaatatttattttatccatTTCTTGAGTCAAGCTGCCGGTGATCTTTTTTGATGGTGATAATTCGGGTTCGTAGTTTGTAAATAAGTAATAAAACATTTGGTGGCGATTGACTGATGTTCTAtctatattgtaattatttgatGCTGACTGACGAATATTGTATGGTGTTGAATGCatctttaataaaaaaaaatccattgattaatacaataaaCTATATTTCTTGTGTAGGATTAGGATATTTCTTGTGTAGGATTAAGTGTATGGACATTCAGTTCTCCAAAAAAATGATGTGGGTCTGCTGAGTCAGTCTGGCTCTACCTAGTGCAACTCAAATGATAATATGCTTTTCGAGGTTGAATAGTTTAttaaaatgtatattataaGCTGCTCCCCAAGCTTCAATGACATATTGGGagagaaatacatttttctaataatttcagTACATCTTGTTCTATTCATTCGATAAAATATACTTCTcagatatttcaatttaaagcaGAAATGTTCAAATATGTTTGTTCCATTTCAAGTGTTGGTCCACAATTATacaaaggtattttattgattgaactCTCACCAGTAGGTACCTATGTTGAATATTGGTTGTTTGCATCACGTATAGTTACTAATAATTTAAAGGTCCATTTCTCTAGGAGATTCAACGTTATTGTTTGgtgaaaaatttttattttttgtgttttatcaTATAAGTATGATTATAAGTTTTATTCACTGTAAGTACCGTGTGTGTTCCTGGAGACACTTTCTTATTTTATGCAGACGATTCTTTTTCGATATTTTGCTCCAGTAGAAATAGTGATATCGTGATATCGAAGTTGATATAGATTCAATTCTCATGTATACAACAGttcaaatgtagctaggttatgtcaCTATCACATTTTTGAGTTTTACTCCAATTCACAAACCAAACTGGATATGATGAAGGAGTCAGATACTTAGGTACTAAACTAAGCTTATATTATGGTATTCTATTGAAGAACTTTGGTATTGAGAATTTATGTTATTATTGTGAGACGCGTATTGAAAAGgcttatataatttattgaattctataGGCCGGTATTGATCAACCTCGATTCTTACATTAGTGGTTGATTCACGAGTATAACAATTAACTTAAAAGGTGTAAATTTAGATTTAGCGCAAGTCAAAACATGAGATGCAATCAAAAACATTGAGTATTGTTTTGAGCGGCATACAtaaaattatgatgaaattttgaaagCATTAGGTCTACTACTGTAGTTGATTTATATATAGCGTGAAGAGTCAGCCGCACCGAACTGTGTGTCGCGTCGgctgttttttcaatttctacaacTTTAAATAGTTACTTAAATATCATAAATACTTAAATATCATAAATACTTAAATATCCACATCAATGGATTTACAATGAAAGTGGCTACATCTGATATTCGTCTCATTTTTCCACAAAACCTCTTTCTGAAGAACAAAAagtcaaatgaaaaaaaaatctcgacatatatatttttgtatcaaGAAAACGGTTggttttattgtaaaaatgaatagGACCAATATTGTAGCCCATAATGTAACGGATCAATTAATAACATACAATGGAACTTTTACCAATGCATAGTTGGAGAGATTTTTCCCGATTacttgtattttttaattttgaggGTGGCTGGGGGGAGGGGGGTTTGGAAAGCTTCAGGGGGAATTCTTGAGACTTTAATGAAAATCACCCTCTGGGAGAGTTTTATCGATGGTgagaaattcatattttatccaatttttgGACCAAAGAAACCTTTGTTGATGGGGCTATCTATGAAACCAAATGAGATATTCTGCAttcatgaaataatattctcctCCTCTGACTGATATTTTTGAACTGTACTAGCCTATCTTGAACTAATAATTGCTATAAGTCACTTTCACATAATTTTATAAAGCTTTTAAAATCAATCCTGGTTCGGTTTATTCCACATAGTTATATCAGGATCATTTTATAccacatataatataattatggaaGAATATCAGATAGCTATGGTACATTTTTATGTTGtaaattttgtttaattaatcACTCTACTAGtcttataatatatatgatTAATTTTGAAACATTCAAAAGACTGTTGATCCATATTAGTGTAGCCTATTGGAGGAAAACTCCTTCTACTTTTAATATTCATCCTGGAAAatctaatctataatataagCTTATTCAAGAATCAGCCTGTAAACATACACAAATGATAATTTCATTGATAATGAATCATGGGGCTCCAAATAAACCAAATCTCCCTTGTTCTCTAGGTACCTGTAACATTAAAAACCTGGGGTTTTGTTGCATGAAAATTATCTTCACTCACATACGATTAGTAAAATTACTCTTGACAATGAATATGATTATTGTTTTCTGAGGATATTAGGTATGTACCGTACTTACAAgctaattcaatttttcaattctctGTTGGTCCCCTATTAAATTATAAGGAAAAGCAGTCTGTAATTATGAAGATAAAAGCTGAGCAATTAGTTGAAAAGAAGATAAGTGatttaattacaatattaaaagaCCTTGTAATGTAATTGTGATGTAAGTTAGCATATGCCTACTTCCGTGTAGGGTACGTCTAGTGCTCCAGAGGTTCCggtatattattatgatcagtcaatgttttgtaatagaTGAACCAATATATTCGATACAATTTTCAACAGCTACCGTACCATATAGGATTGGAAAATGCTGGATACAATgtattcttctctctcctcAATAATGGATAAAATAAGTAAGACAATTactattttcaatcaattctttctagAAATTGTAAATGGAAATCTAAACACCTGAatcatttcattgaaaattggagGCATAgtgaatttttttatatttattagttTTGCAGTGTGGAACTCATTcccattttatttcattttctctaTATTAGGCTACGGTACTAAAGCCAAAATTTTCCATTACCGGAACTGAATTATCGTACGGTAGTCTAGTTTAGATTGAGAGAGTGATACATTTATACGGTTAATTGAAAAGTGCGATGCCGATAAAAATTGCAATAAGAGCTGATAAGTAAATGAGTACCTAATTAGATTTAtatatagagaaaaaataaaataagaggaTATCCCATGGGGCGTTAATATTCCAAATTTCTTTGTTTGTGCTAACCGGTAGTCCAAGTAGGTTTTTTTGTGAAGAtttgatgctggtagtctcttatcTTATATACTGTGCCGCTCATAAACTGTCACCCGTCCAACACATTAATAATcaacaatagtcgacagtattCGACAATTAGCGGCTTGAAATAactgtgaaatttggaacacagaCGTCCTATACTATGAAATagcttcttatgctatattttattTATGGTTATATGAACCGAATCAATTTAAGTAAGATTCCTCACAGCTTACATTATTATTTGTGTCATATCCCATGCGCATGGCAATAGcgaaatgaaaattttacaagTGGGATCattgattttcaaatcaaatgctcaaaattattacaaattgatagaatcatgtatctttataaataaataagtcttGGTCTTCAAACGATTTAAACACAACAGAAGAATGTTTTCGATCAACCCCTTAGAAAtggtatatataaatatatagttaAATTAATCACATAATGAATTTTAGCGATTTCCTtgagaatattatgtttttctctcaataattagttcttcaacttcCAGGTTTAAAAATGGTTACAAGATTGAAACTGAATTGGGTTTCGCAAAACCTCATTTCATCAACAATAAAGGATTTTCATAGGAAACAACtaaagtttatatcattagaaGAAGTTTCAAAACATGATACCATATCGGACTGCtggataatattatttgataaagtGTATGATATAACCGACTTCATTTGGAGAGTGAGtagaaatttttattaaattccatACAGTACATAGATTTTCTATGAAATAATGACTTACTATTTTCTATGCTACCAAGTTTAATTTTCTATATTCTGTGTATGTTTTGCAAAGACTACTGTAATTGCTACCTACTGCTTCAgagcaattttttattttctaataattattatattatggaatacttcaGCTCTATTATTCATTATGTACGGTAGGCTTTATGCATAGGATTATGAAAAGGCTTACAAACTGACTACCTACtgtaatttaattgaaaaatccCAAAGCTTGTGAATAGTGTTTTAACTAACTTGATACATTTTTTAACGTTTATTCATGAATGAAAGTGCATTATTGACGaaaatctgataaattcaaaattattgtagtacttacattttttggactcaaaatagtgtgtgaattatgttatcatttttacataacctctagaccgtgtattccaaaaaattaaggtttaaagcagttttgggcaaatgcctgttgtttttacctgcattgtatctattgtctatgaataaatgaatgaatgaataaaatttattgatttaaaatatGAGCTATgttatgagaataaatatatttcatctgtagcattgatagaaatgaaaaaaaatgcaaatatttttgtgatgtggcgtttattgaatttgctaaACGTAAACCTACGGTATAACTGcataatatgtttttattttccttgccgtattaccaTGGTCtctgtgagtgtgtgtgtgtgtgtgtgtgtgtgtgtgtgtgtgtgtgtgtgtggtgtgtgtgtgtgtgtgagtatgtgcgtctgtgtacacgatatctcatctcccaattaacggaatgacttgaaatttggaacgtaaggtccatacaatatgaggatccgaaacgaacaatttcgatcaaatgcaattcaagatggcggctaaaatggggaaaatgttgtcaaaaacagggtttctcgcgattttcttggaaacagctt
It encodes:
- the LOC111046895 gene encoding cytochrome b5 isoform X2: MFKYVCSISSVGPQLYKGLKMVTRLKLNWVSQNLISSTIKDFHRKQLKFISLEEVSKHDTISDCWIILFDKVYDITDFIWRHPGGETILLEQAGQDATRAFHEAGHSQMLATNLQANLIGVLPPHQRLL
- the LOC111046895 gene encoding cytochrome b5 isoform X4 yields the protein MLDTMYSSLSSIMDKISLKMVTRLKLNWVSQNLISSTIKDFHRKQLKFISLEEVSKHDTISDCWIILFDKVYDITDFIWRHPGGETILLEQAGQDATRAFHEAGHSQMLATNLQANLIGVLPPHQRLL
- the LOC111046895 gene encoding cytochrome b5 isoform X5 codes for the protein MVTRLKLNWVSQNLISSTIKDFHRKQLKFISLEEVSKHDTISDCWIILFDKVYDITDFIWRHPGGETILLEQAGQDATRAFHEAGHSQMLATNLQANLIGVLPPHQRLL